In the Nicotiana tabacum cultivar K326 chromosome 16, ASM71507v2, whole genome shotgun sequence genome, one interval contains:
- the LOC107786832 gene encoding alcohol acyltransferase 9-like, with the protein MLGSIELPDCVYSKEPIFITPISPTPNHSLYLSNLDDQKFLRFSIKYLYLFTKSINLDKLKSSLSRVLVDYYPLAGRVRKCPENDHKLQVYCNGEGAIFAEAFLDLTADELLVVSNKPDKSWRKLLYKVEATNFLDIPPLVVQVTNLRCGGMILCTAINHCLCDGIGTAQFLHAWAHFTKDPTGNLPITPFHSRHVLKPRDPPQITSIHPTFTKIPLDRQNSQFSLNLFQYLQSQPITPASITFSQSQILHLKRQCSPSVKSTSFEVLASHTWRCWVKSLNLPSSINVKLLFSVNIRKAVKPELPEGYYGNGFVLGCAEAPVKQVVNGNLQDTVKLVQNAKSELTSGSIKSVVDLLEDKTVKTDLSASFVISQWSRLSLEEVDFGEGKPIQMGPLTSDIYCLFLPSVGEFDAVRVLVSMPEGVVKKFEYYMTELWDVSDVNGDVIKGHLHLKNPKMISA; encoded by the exons ATGTTAGGCTCAATAGAACTCCCAGATTGTGTTTATTCAAAAGAACCTATTTTCATAACTCCCATTAGCCCAACACCAAATCACTCCCTTTATTTATCAAATCTTGATGATCAAAAGTTCCTTAGATTTTCCATCAAATATCTTTATCTTTTTACTAAGTCCATAAATTTGGACAAGCTTAAATCTTCTCTTTCAAGAGTATTGGTGGATTATTATCCTTTAGCAGGGAGAGTAAGAAAATGCCCAGAAAATGATCACAAACTTCAAGTGTATTGTAATGGAGAAGGTGCTATATTTGCTGAAGCATTCTTGGATTTAACAGCTGATGAACTTCTTGTTGTTTCTAATAAGCCTGATAAATCTTGGAGGAAATTATTGTATAAGGTTGAAGCTACCAATTTCTTGGATATTCCCCCTCTAGTTGTGCAG GTAACAAATCTCCGTTGCGGGGGTATGATCCTCTGCACCGCCATCAACCATTGTCTATGCGACGGCATTGGCACTGCTCAATTCTTACATGCCTGGGCCCACTTTACTAAGGACCCCACCGGTAATTTACCAATCACCCCGTTCCATTCACGCCACGTGTTAAAACCCCGTGATCCTCCACAAATTACCTCCATACATCCAACATTCACGAAAATACCCCTTGATAGACAAAATTCCCAATTTAGCCTCAATCTTTTCCAATATTTACAATCCCAACCAATCACCCCTGCATCCATAACATTTTCACAGTCCCAAATTCTTCACCTGAAAAGACAATGTTCACCCTCGGTAAAATCCACCAGCTTTGAGGTTCTAGCTTCTCACACGTGGCGTTGTTGGGTTAAATCCTTAAATTTACCATCCTCCATTAACGTGAAGCTCCTATTTTCTGTGAATATTAGGAAGGCAGTAAAACCAGAATTACCAGAAGGGTATTATGGGAATGGATTTGTGCTTGGTTGCGCTGAAGCACCAGTTAAGCAAGTGGTAAATGGTAACTTACAAGACACGGTAAAATTGGTACAAAATGCTAAATCTGAATTAACCAGCGGCTCAATAAAATCAGTAGTCGACTTGTTAGAAGATAAAACAGTAAAAACTGATTTATCTGCGAGCTTCGTTATTTCACAGTGGTCAAGATTGAGTTTGGAGGAAGTAGATTTTGGTGAAGGGAAGCCAATTCAAATGGGTCCTTTAACCAGTGATATTTACTGTTTATTTTTACCGTCAGTGGGTGAATTTGATGCAGTTCGAGTATTGGTTTCTATGCCAGAAGGAGTTGTGAAGAAATTTGAATATTACATGACTGAACTTTGGGACGTAAGTGATGTTAATGGAGATGTAATTAAAGGGCATCTTCATTTGAAAAATCCCAAAATGATTTCTGCATGA